In a single window of the Agrobacterium fabrum str. C58 genome:
- the phnG gene encoding phosphonate C-P lyase system protein PhnG: protein MNNEAANIDSERKRVAALLARATVQELETVWSRQDASPQTENVRGPETGLVMVKGRIGGGGAPFNLGETTVTRATVKLASGTVGHAHVLGTGRKKAWYAAVFDALWQESQTRGFIEAELLSPVEKRLSEEKQRKTKETAATRVDFFTMVRGED, encoded by the coding sequence ATGAATAACGAAGCTGCGAATATAGACAGTGAAAGGAAACGGGTGGCGGCGCTTCTTGCCCGCGCCACCGTTCAGGAACTGGAAACGGTCTGGAGCCGTCAGGATGCCAGCCCGCAGACGGAAAACGTGCGGGGGCCGGAAACCGGTCTCGTCATGGTGAAGGGCCGTATCGGCGGCGGCGGTGCGCCCTTTAATCTCGGCGAAACCACCGTCACACGCGCGACCGTCAAGCTGGCCTCGGGAACCGTCGGCCATGCGCATGTTCTCGGCACCGGCCGCAAGAAGGCCTGGTATGCCGCCGTTTTCGACGCGCTGTGGCAGGAAAGCCAGACCCGGGGCTTCATCGAGGCCGAGCTCCTTTCACCGGTCGAAAAGAGACTGAGCGAAGAGAAGCAACGGAAAACCAAAGAAACCGCAGCCACGCGGGTCGATTTCTTCACCATGGTTCGAGGAGAGGATTGA
- the phnH gene encoding phosphonate C-P lyase system protein PhnH has protein sequence MGVKAEALTGGFSSAVFDSQRIFKKLMDGMARPGTPQTIETAVAPPLPLAAATGAVLLALCDHDTPVWLNGALRKTAVPGWIGFHTGAPATEEKGAAHFAVIEAGSAIASFGLFAQGSQEYPDRSTTLIIELSDLDGGRELLLSGPGIRHVNIISPSGLPDIFPMLWAENNAIFPRGVDVILTAGDKFVCLPRTTRIKPVEA, from the coding sequence ATGGGTGTGAAAGCCGAAGCATTGACGGGCGGCTTTTCCAGCGCCGTCTTCGATTCCCAGCGTATTTTCAAGAAGCTGATGGACGGCATGGCCCGTCCGGGCACGCCGCAGACAATCGAAACGGCGGTCGCCCCGCCGCTGCCGCTTGCCGCCGCCACCGGTGCGGTTCTGCTGGCGCTATGCGACCACGACACACCGGTCTGGCTGAACGGCGCATTGCGCAAGACCGCGGTGCCGGGCTGGATCGGATTTCACACCGGCGCACCCGCGACGGAAGAAAAAGGGGCTGCGCATTTCGCCGTCATCGAGGCGGGCAGCGCCATCGCGTCCTTCGGCCTTTTCGCCCAGGGCAGCCAGGAATATCCCGACCGCTCGACGACACTCATCATCGAATTGTCCGATCTGGACGGCGGGCGGGAATTGCTGCTCTCCGGCCCCGGCATCCGCCACGTCAACATCATCAGCCCTTCCGGCCTTCCGGATATATTCCCAATGCTTTGGGCTGAGAACAACGCCATCTTCCCGCGCGGCGTCGATGTCATCCTGACCGCTGGCGATAAATTCGTCTGCCTGCCGCGTACGACGCGCATCAAACCCGTGGAGGCATAA
- a CDS encoding alpha-D-ribose 1-methylphosphonate 5-phosphate C-P-lyase PhnJ: MLKEVSFDDGLAAYNFAYLDEQTKRMIRRAILKAIAIPGYQVPFASREMPMPYGWGTGGVQLTASILGPDDVLKVIDQGADDTTNAVSIRAFFQKVADVAVTTRTKDATIIQTRHRIPEEELHSGQVLVYQVPIPEPLRFLEPRETETRVMHALEEYGLMHVKLYEDIARNGRISTTYAYPVKVAGRYVMDPSPTPKFDNPKMNMSDALQLFGAGREKRIYAVPPYTDVVSLDFEDHPFEIQRFDKPCALCGGENVYLDEVVLDDKGGRMFVCSDTDHCEDRRAHGHKGHLLADVKEAAE; encoded by the coding sequence ATGCTTAAAGAAGTTTCATTTGACGACGGGCTGGCTGCCTACAACTTCGCCTATCTGGACGAACAGACCAAGCGGATGATCCGCCGGGCGATCCTGAAAGCCATCGCCATTCCCGGTTACCAGGTTCCCTTCGCTTCCCGTGAAATGCCCATGCCCTATGGCTGGGGCACCGGTGGCGTGCAGTTGACCGCCTCCATCCTCGGCCCTGATGATGTGCTGAAGGTCATCGACCAGGGCGCCGACGACACGACCAATGCGGTTTCCATCCGTGCCTTTTTCCAGAAGGTGGCCGATGTGGCCGTCACCACCCGTACGAAGGACGCGACGATCATCCAGACGCGGCACCGCATTCCCGAAGAGGAACTGCATTCGGGTCAGGTACTGGTCTATCAGGTTCCCATCCCCGAGCCCCTACGCTTCCTCGAGCCGCGCGAGACCGAAACCCGTGTCATGCACGCACTGGAGGAGTATGGCCTGATGCACGTCAAGCTTTACGAGGACATCGCCCGCAACGGCCGCATCTCCACCACCTATGCCTATCCGGTGAAGGTGGCCGGGCGCTACGTGATGGACCCGTCGCCGACACCGAAATTCGACAATCCGAAAATGAATATGTCGGACGCCCTGCAACTGTTCGGCGCCGGGCGCGAAAAGCGAATTTACGCCGTGCCGCCCTATACCGATGTCGTCAGCCTCGACTTCGAAGATCACCCCTTCGAAATCCAGCGCTTCGACAAGCCCTGCGCCCTGTGCGGCGGGGAGAATGTCTATCTCGACGAAGTGGTACTGGATGACAAGGGCGGGCGCATGTTCGTCTGCTCCGATACCGACCATTGCGAAGACCGCCGTGCTCATGGCCACAAGGGCCATCTGCTGGCGGATGTGAAGGAGGCCGCAGAATGA
- a CDS encoding carbon-phosphorus lyase complex subunit PhnI, producing the protein MYVAVKGGETAIANAHRLLADQRRGDRDLPAMTVAQIVSQLSLAVDRVMAEASLYDQSLAALAVKQARGDMIEAIFLLRAYRTTLPRFGYSVPVDTADMVVQRRVSATYKDLPGGQLLGPTFDYTHRLLDPSLLEDEGVETATQREGEPEYVVRVSDILAQEGLIESDGDMPDDHIAGDLTREPMEFPMPRDLRLQSLARGDEGFLLALAYSTQRGYGRTHPFVGEIRIGEVEVELDVPELGFSVSLGDIKVTECQMVNQFKGSAKAPPQFTRGYGLVFGQSERKAMAMSLVDRALRAGEFGEDVVAPAQDEEFVISHADNVQATGFVEHLKLPHYVDFQAELGLVRKMRADFEAINANGAEWMSDAAE; encoded by the coding sequence ATGTATGTTGCAGTCAAAGGCGGGGAGACCGCCATCGCCAATGCTCACCGGCTGCTGGCCGACCAGCGGCGCGGAGACCGCGACCTGCCCGCCATGACCGTGGCGCAGATCGTTTCGCAGCTGTCGCTCGCCGTCGACCGCGTGATGGCGGAAGCCTCGCTCTACGACCAGTCGCTTGCGGCCCTTGCCGTCAAGCAGGCGCGCGGCGACATGATCGAAGCCATCTTCCTGCTGCGCGCCTATCGCACCACGCTGCCGCGCTTCGGCTATTCGGTTCCGGTGGATACCGCTGACATGGTGGTACAGCGGCGTGTTTCCGCAACCTATAAGGATCTGCCCGGCGGGCAATTGCTGGGTCCGACCTTCGACTACACCCACCGGCTGCTCGATCCCTCCCTCCTCGAAGACGAGGGCGTCGAAACCGCTACCCAGCGGGAAGGTGAGCCGGAATACGTCGTGCGCGTTTCCGATATCCTCGCCCAGGAGGGGCTGATCGAAAGCGACGGCGACATGCCGGACGATCATATTGCCGGCGACCTGACACGGGAACCGATGGAGTTTCCCATGCCGCGTGATCTGCGCCTGCAATCACTGGCGCGCGGCGACGAAGGTTTCCTTCTGGCGCTCGCCTATTCGACGCAGCGCGGTTACGGCCGCACCCACCCCTTCGTCGGCGAAATCCGCATCGGTGAGGTGGAAGTCGAGCTTGATGTGCCGGAACTCGGCTTTTCCGTCTCGCTCGGCGATATCAAGGTCACCGAATGCCAGATGGTCAACCAGTTCAAGGGTTCAGCCAAGGCACCGCCGCAATTTACGCGTGGTTACGGCCTGGTCTTCGGCCAGAGCGAACGCAAGGCGATGGCGATGTCGCTCGTCGATCGGGCGTTGCGCGCCGGCGAATTCGGCGAAGATGTCGTCGCCCCTGCGCAGGACGAGGAATTCGTCATCTCACATGCCGACAATGTGCAGGCGACAGGTTTCGTCGAGCATCTGAAACTGCCGCATTACGTGGATTTTCAGGCCGAACTCGGTCTGGTGCGCAAGATGCGCGCCGATTTCGAGGCAATCAACGCCAATGGCGCGGAATGGATGAGCGATGCGGCCGAATAG